A single genomic interval of Candidatus Methylomirabilota bacterium harbors:
- the larB gene encoding nickel pincer cofactor biosynthesis protein LarB: MDGTKVREVLEAVREGKLSTEEAVDRLKLLPYEELGFATLDSHRSLRQGFPEVLFCPGKTIDQIVHIADRLLCQHGYLLATRASEEISDAIAKIDGSVEFNALARTVVIRREQRPPTTGVVLVMTAGTADIPVAEEAVVTADFLGSHVEKVYDVGVAGLHRLLHKWEELQRARVLLVVAGMDGVLPSVVGGMTSKPLIAVPTSVGYGASFGGLSALLTMLNSCAAGTAVVNIDNGFGAGVLAHRINLLGEHG; encoded by the coding sequence ATGGATGGAACAAAGGTGCGAGAAGTCCTGGAGGCGGTAAGGGAGGGGAAGCTCTCCACCGAAGAGGCGGTAGACCGGTTGAAGCTTTTGCCGTATGAGGAGCTGGGCTTCGCCACGCTGGACAGCCACCGGAGTCTCCGCCAGGGCTTTCCCGAAGTCCTCTTCTGCCCCGGGAAGACCATCGACCAGATTGTCCACATCGCCGACCGGCTGCTGTGCCAGCACGGGTACCTCCTGGCCACGCGCGCGAGCGAAGAGATCTCTGACGCCATTGCTAAAATTGACGGGTCGGTCGAGTTCAATGCGCTTGCCCGCACCGTCGTCATCCGCCGAGAGCAAAGGCCACCGACGACAGGCGTGGTCCTGGTGATGACTGCCGGGACCGCCGACATCCCGGTGGCCGAGGAGGCGGTGGTGACCGCCGATTTCCTGGGGAGCCACGTCGAAAAGGTCTACGATGTGGGGGTGGCGGGACTGCACCGGTTACTTCACAAATGGGAGGAGCTTCAGAGGGCCCGGGTCCTCCTCGTGGTAGCGGGAATGGACGGGGTCCTCCCTAGCGTTGTGGGGGGAATGACATCGAAGCCACTCATCGCCGTTCCTACGAGCGTCGGGTATGGAGCCAGTTTCGGTGGACTCTCCGCCCTTCTGACCATGCTCAATTCCTGTGCGGCCGGAACGGCAGTGGTCAACATTGACAACGGCTTCGGCGCCGGTGTGCTCGCTCACCGGATCAACCTCCTCGGAGAACACGGCTAG
- the larC gene encoding nickel pincer cofactor biosynthesis protein LarC, translated as MRIAYFDCYSGISGDMILGALVDAGLPLEALRSEIAKLKLTGVDLKAEKVKRGGFVGTRVQVITPQEHHSHRHLSDILTLLEKTDLPEIVLARARQIFTQLGEAEAAVHGVPVERIHFHEIGALDTIVDVTGAIVGLNALGIREVYASALNLGGGKIHAAHGELPVPAPGTAGILRGVPVYGSPVEAELTTPTGAAIISTVANGFGVLPPLQVDQIGYGAGSLDLPGRANLLRLIVGERIEDLESDEIALVEANIDDMNPQLYEPLMEALFRAGALDVFLTPVIMKKSRPATVVSAIVPAGLEGSIGPILLSFSSTFGVRSRRMHRQMLPREVLAVQTRFGEVRVKVGRLHGRPIHLAPEYEDCRRLAEAAGTAAGEIMAAAVEAAGALLPRLNEQEA; from the coding sequence ATGCGAATTGCGTATTTCGATTGCTACAGTGGAATTAGCGGAGACATGATCCTGGGGGCGTTGGTGGATGCCGGACTGCCCCTCGAGGCGCTCCGATCCGAGATCGCAAAACTCAAACTCACCGGTGTCGATCTAAAAGCGGAGAAAGTCAAACGGGGCGGATTCGTCGGAACACGGGTCCAGGTGATCACGCCTCAGGAGCACCATTCCCATCGCCATCTTTCGGATATCCTCACACTCCTCGAAAAGACCGATCTGCCGGAGATAGTCCTTGCACGGGCCCGCCAGATTTTCACACAGCTGGGAGAGGCAGAGGCTGCCGTCCACGGGGTCCCCGTGGAGCGGATTCATTTCCATGAGATCGGAGCATTAGACACGATCGTGGACGTGACGGGGGCGATCGTCGGACTCAACGCCCTCGGGATCCGCGAGGTCTATGCCTCGGCCCTAAATTTGGGCGGAGGAAAGATCCACGCAGCCCATGGTGAGCTGCCGGTCCCGGCCCCCGGGACCGCCGGCATCCTTCGTGGCGTGCCTGTCTATGGGAGCCCGGTCGAAGCGGAATTGACGACCCCGACGGGGGCTGCCATCATTTCCACGGTTGCCAATGGCTTCGGGGTACTTCCTCCACTCCAAGTAGATCAGATCGGCTATGGGGCGGGAAGCCTGGACCTTCCGGGCCGGGCGAACCTGCTCCGGCTGATTGTGGGCGAAAGGATCGAAGACTTGGAAAGCGACGAAATCGCGCTCGTCGAGGCGAATATTGACGACATGAACCCCCAGCTTTACGAGCCACTGATGGAGGCTCTTTTTCGCGCCGGGGCCCTCGACGTCTTTCTCACCCCGGTGATCATGAAGAAGTCCCGCCCCGCTACAGTCGTCTCGGCCATCGTTCCGGCAGGACTCGAGGGGAGCATCGGACCGATCCTCCTCAGCTTCAGCAGCACCTTCGGCGTCCGCTCCAGGAGAATGCACCGCCAGATGCTTCCGCGGGAGGTCCTCGCAGTCCAGACCCGCTTTGGAGAAGTGCGGGTGAAGGTGGGCCGACTGCACGGTCGGCCAATCCACCTCGCTCCCGAATACGAAGATTGTCGGCGGCTGGCCGAGGCAGCAGGGACTGCAGCCGGCGAGATCATGGCGGCTGCGGTCGAGGCGGCCGGCGCCCTGTTGCCTCGCCTCAACGAGCAAGAGGCGTAA
- a CDS encoding Hpt domain-containing protein yields the protein MDLTKYLHIFLKDSQEHLQRMDEHLLQLKAQPEDAEAIDGLFRSAHSIKGMSTTMGFDKLTQIAHSLENFLDPYRLGGQRLDPHAIDLLLRGVDQLRQSIPQVGGKGDGG from the coding sequence ATGGATCTTACCAAGTACCTGCATATCTTCCTGAAAGACTCCCAAGAGCATCTGCAGCGGATGGATGAGCATTTGCTCCAGTTGAAGGCCCAACCTGAGGATGCAGAGGCGATTGATGGCCTCTTTCGGTCAGCCCACTCCATCAAAGGGATGTCAACCACGATGGGCTTTGACAAGCTGACACAGATCGCTCATTCGCTCGAAAATTTTCTCGATCCCTATCGCCTGGGAGGTCAACGTCTCGACCCGCACGCCATCGACCTTCTGCTCCGGGGGGTGGATCAGCTCCGGCAGTCGATCCCACAGGTGGGCGGGAAAGGAGATGGGGGGTAA
- a CDS encoding hemolysin family protein has protein sequence MDEITFFHLTGLLLLLSLSAFFSASETAFFSLSRLRLQRLSQADPKRGGWVLKLLERPTQAIVTIQIGNELVNVTASVVMTSLVLYLWGAQYAWLSVLFMLPLLLIFGELTPKRVALAYADRVAPILAYPLSLFSLLITPVRTIIKRVVNFCLRVLGVPAALGPSGISEDDFKMILDVGREEGVVEPTEHKMIKRALAFAEVRVRQVMTPRSDMFSLDVNLSFGEAVEGTKKAALSRIPIYHGTVDRIVGILHAKDLLVAKAEGSPPPTLGSLLHPPFFVPETIRIDTLLKEFQRRRRHMAIVVNEYGGTAGLVTLEDLLEELVGEITDEFDQPLSSAAEERTV, from the coding sequence TTGGACGAAATAACATTTTTTCATCTGACCGGATTACTTCTTCTCCTTTCCCTGTCGGCTTTTTTCTCGGCCTCAGAGACTGCCTTCTTTTCCCTTAGCCGCCTCCGTCTTCAGCGCCTCTCTCAAGCCGATCCCAAGCGGGGAGGTTGGGTCCTCAAGCTCCTCGAACGACCCACCCAGGCCATCGTAACCATCCAGATCGGGAACGAATTGGTCAACGTCACCGCTTCGGTTGTCATGACTTCCCTCGTCCTGTACCTCTGGGGGGCGCAATACGCGTGGCTGTCGGTTCTCTTCATGCTGCCCCTGCTCCTGATCTTCGGGGAGCTCACTCCCAAGCGGGTCGCCTTGGCCTATGCGGACCGGGTCGCCCCCATCCTGGCCTACCCACTCTCCCTCTTCTCCCTGCTCATCACCCCCGTGCGGACCATCATAAAGAGGGTGGTGAATTTCTGCCTAAGGGTTCTTGGGGTTCCGGCCGCCCTCGGCCCGTCAGGGATTTCGGAAGACGACTTCAAGATGATCCTGGATGTCGGACGTGAGGAGGGGGTGGTGGAACCCACTGAGCACAAGATGATCAAGCGGGCCCTGGCGTTTGCGGAAGTACGGGTCCGCCAGGTGATGACACCGCGCAGCGACATGTTCTCCCTGGATGTCAACCTCTCCTTTGGTGAGGCGGTCGAAGGGACGAAGAAGGCCGCCCTTTCCCGAATTCCCATCTACCATGGAACCGTCGACCGCATCGTAGGGATTCTCCATGCGAAAGACCTCCTCGTGGCCAAGGCGGAGGGATCGCCCCCACCCACCTTGGGCTCCCTGCTCCACCCCCCTTTTTTCGTCCCGGAGACCATACGGATCGATACCCTGCTCAAGGAGTTCCAACGGCGCCGGCGGCATATGGCGATCGTGGTGAACGAGTACGGTGGCACCGCGGGACTCGTCACTCTCGAGGACCTCCTGGAAGAACTCGTCGGTGAGATTACTGACGAGTTCGATCAGCCCCTCTCCTCCGCAGCGGAAGAGCGCACGGTATGA
- a CDS encoding hemolysin family protein — protein MILVLFLTIPCLLLLEAFFSGSEMALISCDRIKLRHQAQSGLKRAQVAERLLSRPDQFLATTLIGTNLCVVTNSAVAAVLCLLLLGEGRELYATLLLSPFVVLLGEMVPKAYFRHHADRLTPLLAPTLTLCLRLFAPLSSIIRRASNFLLTPLQLSSAERDPYIIREELKFLVQEGNHQAELDTEERRMIHKIIDFGETTVDEAMIPLIEVVALPAGATVAEAVASVSEHHFSRIPVYEERIDQIVGIVHAFDLLSADPQASLGSLMRPAYYVPETKLVDDLLQEMQRRQVQMAIAVDEYGGVVGIVTVEDLLEEIVGEIEDEYDEEPPPFRRLPDGSYMVDARMEVDLFNEELGLKLPEGEYETLGGFLLSLFQKIPDPGEEIRYRSIRFLVTESDKRSIVKVRVRLVERQDAERKRA, from the coding sequence ATGATTCTTGTCCTGTTCCTGACCATTCCATGCCTGCTCCTCCTCGAAGCCTTCTTTTCGGGCTCAGAGATGGCCCTCATCTCCTGTGACCGAATTAAGCTCAGACATCAAGCCCAATCGGGTTTGAAGCGGGCCCAGGTGGCGGAGCGACTGTTGAGCCGACCGGACCAATTCCTCGCGACAACATTGATCGGGACCAACCTTTGTGTGGTAACCAACTCGGCGGTTGCCGCCGTCCTCTGTCTGCTGCTCTTGGGAGAAGGCCGTGAGCTCTACGCAACCCTGCTGCTGAGTCCCTTCGTTGTCCTCCTCGGCGAGATGGTGCCCAAGGCCTACTTCCGCCACCATGCGGACCGCCTGACCCCCCTGCTGGCGCCAACGCTCACCCTCTGCCTCCGACTCTTCGCACCCCTGAGCAGTATCATCCGCCGTGCGTCCAACTTCCTTCTCACTCCTCTGCAGCTCTCTTCGGCGGAACGAGATCCCTATATCATCCGAGAGGAGCTCAAATTCCTGGTTCAGGAGGGAAATCACCAAGCCGAGCTCGACACCGAGGAGCGGCGGATGATCCACAAGATCATTGACTTCGGAGAGACCACCGTCGACGAGGCCATGATCCCTCTCATCGAGGTGGTGGCGCTTCCAGCCGGGGCGACGGTGGCCGAGGCCGTGGCGTCGGTTAGTGAGCACCACTTCTCTCGCATCCCTGTGTACGAGGAGCGGATCGACCAGATTGTAGGAATCGTCCACGCCTTCGATCTCCTCAGCGCGGACCCCCAAGCGTCGCTCGGCTCGCTGATGCGCCCCGCCTACTATGTTCCCGAGACAAAACTGGTCGACGATTTGCTTCAGGAGATGCAGCGGCGGCAGGTCCAGATGGCCATCGCGGTGGACGAGTACGGCGGGGTGGTGGGGATCGTGACGGTCGAGGACCTGCTGGAGGAGATCGTGGGAGAGATCGAAGATGAATACGACGAGGAGCCTCCTCCCTTCAGGCGTCTGCCCGACGGCTCCTACATGGTCGACGCACGCATGGAGGTGGACCTTTTCAACGAAGAGCTCGGGCTCAAGCTTCCTGAAGGAGAATACGAAACCTTGGGTGGGTTCCTTCTTTCCCTTTTCCAGAAGATTCCCGACCCGGGAGAGGAAATCCGGTATCGAAGCATTCGATTCCTGGTCACGGAGTCGGATAAGCGAAGTATTGTAAAGGTCAGGGTGCGTCTGGTCGAACGCCAGGATGCGGAGAGAAAACGGGCCTAA
- the thiL gene encoding thiamine-phosphate kinase has protein sequence MKRTRGPTLRTLGELGLLRRLRARTPPLPPDVLAGIGDDASIVRTSPGLAVVVTVDVLVEGTDFRWEWCPPEAVGQKGITVSLSDVGAMGAVPKYALVALALPPEMPLQRVDGLSRGIWETAEAARVTVVGGDISEAPSLVLSLTVIGEGEAERLVRRSGGKVGDTIWVTGPLGRAAAGLHALKAGYRITHSGMTGRRRGRKVSLQARKALWETIQAQLYPVARYREGRILAEARFASAMIDLSDGLASDLSRLTEESGVGAQIYANRIPVDSHTKQVCRLLGLDPLTLAVGGGEDFELLFTSGADPVSIQDILVRNGFARPHPIGEVLPAENGLFLVGPRGKREPLLGGFEHFR, from the coding sequence ATGAAACGCACAAGAGGTCCCACCCTCCGCACGCTGGGAGAGCTCGGCCTCCTCAGGAGGCTCCGGGCGAGGACTCCTCCCCTTCCCCCCGACGTCTTGGCAGGCATCGGCGATGATGCTTCCATCGTCCGAACTTCGCCCGGCTTAGCGGTAGTAGTCACTGTGGATGTCTTGGTGGAGGGAACGGATTTCCGCTGGGAGTGGTGCCCGCCTGAGGCGGTCGGGCAAAAGGGAATTACCGTCAGCTTGAGTGACGTGGGGGCCATGGGGGCTGTCCCCAAATACGCCCTGGTCGCTTTGGCCCTCCCCCCAGAGATGCCGCTTCAGCGCGTCGATGGGCTAAGCAGGGGAATATGGGAGACGGCCGAGGCAGCCAGGGTTACGGTCGTGGGGGGGGACATCTCGGAGGCCCCCTCCCTGGTCCTTAGTCTTACCGTGATCGGCGAGGGGGAGGCAGAGCGGCTCGTGCGTCGTTCAGGGGGCAAAGTCGGAGATACCATCTGGGTGACAGGTCCCCTGGGCAGGGCAGCAGCGGGGCTTCACGCCCTAAAGGCAGGGTACAGGATTACGCATTCCGGGATGACGGGCAGGAGGCGAGGGAGAAAAGTCTCACTGCAGGCCCGGAAGGCCCTCTGGGAGACGATCCAGGCCCAGCTCTACCCCGTCGCCCGTTATCGCGAGGGGAGAATCCTTGCCGAGGCCAGATTCGCCTCGGCCATGATCGATTTGAGCGACGGACTAGCCTCTGATCTGAGTCGGCTGACGGAGGAGAGTGGGGTAGGAGCGCAGATTTACGCGAATCGGATTCCGGTGGACTCTCACACAAAGCAGGTATGTCGTCTACTCGGGCTAGACCCCCTCACGTTGGCCGTGGGGGGCGGTGAGGACTTCGAACTCCTTTTCACCAGCGGGGCAGATCCGGTGAGCATCCAAGACATCCTGGTACGGAACGGCTTTGCCCGGCCCCACCCTATCGGGGAGGTCCTCCCCGCAGAGAATGGCCTGTTCCTCGTCGGCCCACGAGGAAAGCGGGAACCGCTCCTGGGGGGGTTTGAACATTTTCGTTAG